From Oncorhynchus tshawytscha isolate Ot180627B linkage group LG11, Otsh_v2.0, whole genome shotgun sequence, the proteins below share one genomic window:
- the dio3a gene encoding iodothyronine deiodinase 3a, with translation MNTVKAMKNAIVCLILLPRFFLAAIMLWFLDFHCVRKRVFPKMKEQEGNIVDPPVCISESNRMFSWESIKAVWHGHKLDFLKSAHLGYVAPNTEVVQLRDQRCNRILDYAKEKRPLILNFGSCTUPPFMTRLKAFQRVVQQYADISDSVVVYIEEAHPSDGWMSSDAPYQIPKHRCLEDRLSAAQIMNREVPGCLVVADSMDNSSNAAYGAYFDRLYILQDGKIVYQGGRGPEGYRISELRDWLDQYRQSVGNSRNVVIHV, from the coding sequence ATGAATACAGTCAAGGCTATGAAAAATGCAATTGTCTGTCTTATTTTACTGCCTCGCTTCTTCTTGGCAGCGATAATGCTGTGGTTTCTCGATTTTCATTGCGTAAGAAAGAGGGTCTTCCCCAAAATGAAGGAACAAGAAGGAAATATTGTCGACCCCCCAGTATGTATTTCCGAGTCTAATCGAATGTTCAGCTGGGAGTCAATCAAAGCCGTTTGGCATGGCCATAAACTGGACTTCTTAAAATCGGCGCACCTTGGATATGTAGCGCCCAACACTGAAGTTGTGCAGCTCCGCGACCAGAGATGCAACCGGATTCTTGACTATGCCAAAGAGAAGAGACCGCTCATTCTAAACTTTGGCAGCTGCACCTGACCACCGTTCATGACACGCTTGAAGGCGTTCCAGCGTGTTGTGCAGCAATACGCTGATATCTCAGACTCTGTCGTTGTGTACATAGAGGAAGCGCACCCGTCGGACGGATGGATGAGCTCTGACGCTCCCTACCAAATTCCCAAACACCGCTGTCTCGAGGACAGACTCAGTGCCGCTCAAATAATGAACCGTGAGGTCCCTGGGTGCCTTGTTGTCGCAGACAGCATGGATAACTCGTCCAACGCCGCATATGGAGCATATTTCGATAGACTTTACATACTTCAAGACGGAAAGATTGTCTACCAAGGAGGTAGAGGTCCGGAGGGATACCGCATCTCTGAGCTGAGAGACTGGCTAGATCAATACAGACAAAGTGTTGGAAATTCAAGAAATGTCGTTATTCATGTCTAG